In the Candidatus Saccharimonas aalborgensis genome, one interval contains:
- the murJ gene encoding murein biosynthesis integral membrane protein MurJ produces the protein MAQNRMRSMVNLANRKMSVKWAAILLASSTLLSSLLGLYRDRLLNGLYLDSYRVGIDAYTVAFTIPDFMFFILVSGALGVSFIPVFNQRLDTGNKKSAWELSSSMINFMALITLVASILIMIFASQLVYIISPGLDESGHALAVSMMRVIAVNPFLFAIATVIASMQQAVGRYMFYALAPTIYNIGIIIGALFFTNGITIFGYQVFEGGIMGVALGVVLGAIMQLVVSAIGLLGVGFDYHFKISWKNKGFRQVLRLLPARSLDQGIDYVNGFVETNLASHMADGTIRAYQQASALSLMPVNLIGVAISNAAFPKMAERLNQGRNDLFMSELRSILRVIIWLALPTAAITFFARGYVVNFIKNGGFPLISGLLGVLVVAILFRTIYHIAARAFYAQQDTKTPLYVSIFSIGLNIILAVVFTQVFGWGVYGLAYAQSLMALIEVVILFCIIGRRMPGFFTRAFVGAVGKMSIATGSMSLITYLTVTLLPLRNNDQNFISTFPKFMIIAFVSFSIYIWVSKWFHLVEADPVVRRLQQIFFGSVRRK, from the coding sequence ATGGCACAAAACCGAATGCGCTCAATGGTCAATCTTGCCAATCGCAAAATGTCTGTAAAGTGGGCTGCAATTTTGCTTGCAAGCTCAACACTCCTCTCGTCACTCCTTGGTCTCTACCGTGATCGTTTATTGAATGGGCTGTACCTCGATAGTTACCGCGTAGGAATCGACGCCTATACTGTTGCATTTACTATTCCTGACTTCATGTTTTTCATCCTTGTTTCCGGAGCGCTCGGCGTTTCATTTATACCAGTGTTTAACCAGCGGCTTGATACAGGTAACAAAAAATCTGCGTGGGAGTTGAGCTCCTCGATGATCAACTTCATGGCCCTCATTACTCTTGTAGCGAGTATTCTCATTATGATATTTGCCAGTCAGCTGGTGTACATTATCAGTCCAGGACTCGATGAGTCGGGCCATGCGCTGGCGGTCAGTATGATGCGCGTGATCGCGGTCAACCCCTTCCTATTTGCGATTGCAACGGTGATTGCCAGCATGCAGCAAGCAGTGGGACGCTATATGTTTTATGCGCTTGCACCCACTATTTACAATATAGGAATTATTATCGGTGCGCTGTTCTTTACGAATGGCATTACCATCTTTGGCTATCAAGTGTTTGAGGGGGGAATCATGGGGGTTGCGCTCGGAGTTGTACTCGGAGCTATTATGCAGCTTGTCGTAAGTGCCATTGGTCTATTAGGGGTTGGATTTGATTATCACTTTAAGATCAGCTGGAAAAACAAAGGGTTTCGTCAGGTACTGAGACTGTTGCCAGCACGATCGCTTGACCAAGGGATTGATTATGTCAACGGCTTTGTCGAGACTAATCTTGCATCACATATGGCTGACGGAACGATCCGTGCGTATCAACAGGCATCGGCACTATCGCTTATGCCGGTCAATCTCATTGGTGTTGCCATTAGTAACGCGGCGTTTCCAAAAATGGCTGAACGTCTCAACCAAGGCAGAAATGACCTCTTTATGTCAGAGCTGCGATCTATTCTGCGTGTCATCATATGGTTAGCACTGCCGACTGCCGCAATCACCTTTTTTGCTCGAGGGTACGTCGTCAACTTTATCAAAAATGGTGGTTTTCCGCTGATATCAGGCTTGCTTGGTGTTCTCGTTGTGGCGATTTTGTTTCGGACAATTTACCACATTGCCGCTAGGGCGTTTTATGCACAGCAAGACACCAAGACGCCACTTTACGTGTCAATTTTTTCGATTGGTCTCAACATTATCTTAGCCGTCGTATTTACGCAAGTATTTGGGTGGGGTGTATATGGTCTCGCATATGCACAGTCGCTTATGGCACTTATTGAGGTTGTTATTTTATTTTGTATCATTGGGCGGCGCATGCCCGGGTTTTTTACGCGTGCATTTGTGGGTGCGGTGGGTAAGATGTCTATTGCGACGGGTAGTATGTCACTTATAACCTACCTTACCGTCACGCTCTTACCACTTCGCAATAACGATCAAAACTTTATCTCAACCTTCCCAAAGTTTATGATAATTGCTTTTGTCAGTTTTAGCATATATATATGGGTAAGCAAATGGTTTCATTTGGTTGAAGCCGATCCAGTAGTACGGCGTTTACAACAGATTTTCTTTGGTTCGGTACGCAGGAAATGA
- the ftsH gene encoding ATP-dependent zinc metalloprotease FtsH: MAKPPTGKVSNLVRLGLFWSLMILGVLTVWAITSPHTGMKDVDISDVIRRANNGDVTKIQGSGNELQITLKGQDKPTEKSYLTGGISTLIKENKVDTTKTTLSDSPASETGNTLWNIATLVVPIILIAAFFMFMMRQAQGQNNQAMGFGKSKAKLYGLDKERVVFSDIAGNDNAKQDLEEVVDFLKHPKKYESLGAKIPKGVLLIGNPGTGKTMLARAVAGEANVPFFSISGSEFVEMFVGVGASRVRDLFQKAKKNAPSIIFIDEIDAVGRKRGSGMGGGHDEREQTLNQILVEMDGFETGTNVIVLAATNRADVLDPALLRPGRFDRRTTISLPERKDREAILKVHFKNKPADDTVNLDKLAAKTAGSSGADLANIANEAAIIAARRNAKRVSNKDLTEAFEKVAIGPERKAKVMNEQEKEMTAYHEAGHAIVGHVLPDSDPVHKVTIIPRGGTGGVTWFLPPEDKSYTNVYEFKDILARAMGGRVAEKLIYGADGVTTGAGSDLRKATEIARDMVIEQGMGTTLRDQVFHEDAGGMVFDKITHERPYSDATAQQIDREVEILIKEASHRAEAVLRTNRDILEKLKDALIESETLEEDEATKLMADATLPAEAKLH, from the coding sequence ATGGCAAAACCCCCTACAGGTAAAGTAAGTAATTTGGTCCGGCTGGGACTTTTTTGGTCTCTCATGATCCTTGGCGTATTGACCGTCTGGGCCATCACTTCGCCACACACCGGCATGAAAGATGTTGATATATCTGACGTGATTCGGCGTGCAAATAATGGTGATGTTACAAAAATCCAAGGTTCGGGCAATGAACTACAAATCACCCTGAAGGGGCAAGATAAGCCAACCGAAAAATCCTATCTCACTGGTGGTATCAGCACGCTCATCAAGGAGAATAAAGTCGATACTACCAAGACGACGCTCAGTGATTCACCTGCATCTGAGACTGGTAATACACTTTGGAATATTGCGACACTTGTCGTGCCGATTATCTTGATTGCAGCCTTCTTTATGTTCATGATGCGTCAAGCACAGGGCCAAAATAACCAAGCCATGGGCTTTGGAAAGAGTAAGGCAAAACTATACGGTCTCGATAAAGAACGAGTTGTCTTCAGTGATATCGCTGGAAATGACAATGCCAAGCAAGATTTGGAAGAAGTGGTTGATTTTTTGAAGCACCCAAAGAAATACGAGAGTCTCGGTGCCAAGATTCCAAAAGGAGTTTTGCTGATAGGCAACCCTGGAACGGGAAAAACAATGCTAGCGCGTGCAGTAGCGGGTGAGGCGAATGTACCGTTCTTTAGTATCTCAGGAAGTGAGTTTGTGGAAATGTTTGTCGGTGTTGGTGCGAGCAGGGTGCGCGATCTGTTCCAAAAAGCCAAAAAGAACGCTCCTTCGATCATCTTTATTGATGAAATTGATGCAGTAGGACGAAAACGCGGTAGTGGCATGGGCGGTGGTCACGATGAGCGTGAGCAAACACTCAATCAAATCCTCGTCGAAATGGATGGGTTTGAGACAGGAACGAACGTCATCGTTTTGGCGGCCACTAACCGTGCTGATGTTCTCGACCCGGCACTTCTCCGTCCTGGTCGCTTTGACCGCCGCACAACCATTAGTTTGCCGGAGCGAAAAGACCGCGAGGCTATCTTGAAGGTGCATTTCAAAAATAAGCCCGCTGACGATACGGTAAACCTCGATAAACTTGCAGCAAAGACGGCGGGTTCTTCGGGCGCGGACTTGGCAAACATCGCCAACGAGGCAGCGATTATTGCGGCACGACGCAATGCCAAACGTGTTAGCAACAAAGACCTCACTGAAGCGTTTGAAAAGGTTGCTATCGGTCCTGAACGCAAGGCAAAGGTGATGAACGAGCAAGAAAAAGAGATGACCGCGTATCATGAAGCCGGTCATGCAATTGTCGGGCATGTGCTTCCGGATAGCGACCCTGTCCACAAAGTGACGATCATTCCGCGTGGTGGAACCGGAGGAGTGACGTGGTTTCTACCCCCAGAAGACAAGAGCTATACGAATGTGTATGAGTTTAAGGATATCCTCGCTCGTGCTATGGGCGGTCGGGTTGCCGAAAAGCTTATTTATGGAGCTGATGGTGTGACGACCGGAGCGGGGAGCGATCTTCGCAAAGCGACTGAGATTGCGCGTGACATGGTGATCGAGCAAGGGATGGGGACCACACTGCGTGACCAGGTTTTTCATGAAGACGCCGGTGGCATGGTGTTTGATAAGATTACTCACGAACGTCCGTATAGCGATGCGACAGCCCAGCAAATCGATCGTGAAGTGGAAATACTTATCAAGGAGGCAAGCCACCGTGCCGAGGCGGTGCTTCGCACTAATCGCGATATCCTTGAAAAACTAAAAGACGCGCTGATTGAATCTGAAACATTGGAAGAAGACGAGGCAACCAAATTGATGGCAGATGCTACGTTGCCTGCGGAGGCAAAACTCCACTAG
- the tilS gene encoding tRNA lysidine(34) synthetase TilS: MAIAAVPITSPLLLAISGGIDSVCLLHMMVARQTETLIVAHVDHGIRSDSAADERFVSELAKQYHLPYVSTQLSLGPNASEEEARNARYDFLLQQAATHQATIVTAHHQDDAIETIALNLWRGTGWRGLAVLNRPTILRPFIELSKSQLYRYALKHRLEWVEDSTNASSIYQRNRLRRMLAAQGKKLDKVALMGLRAKQIQLKKDVESEERRYHTTDLTSRHFMIQLDNATAGELIATVVERLSGYRPTRPQAEAALLFVKTARSGSCHQVAKGVEIVCKTRYFEVRVV; encoded by the coding sequence ATGGCGATTGCAGCCGTGCCAATCACTTCCCCGCTTTTGTTGGCAATCAGCGGTGGTATAGATAGCGTTTGCCTGCTTCATATGATGGTAGCGCGACAGACGGAAACGCTGATTGTTGCGCATGTCGATCATGGAATACGTTCAGACAGCGCAGCCGATGAACGTTTTGTAAGCGAGCTCGCTAAGCAATATCACTTGCCGTATGTATCGACTCAGCTTTCGCTCGGTCCGAACGCGAGCGAGGAGGAGGCGAGGAATGCCCGCTATGATTTTCTACTGCAACAAGCCGCTACCCATCAAGCAACGATTGTTACGGCACACCACCAAGATGATGCGATAGAGACTATCGCACTAAATCTATGGCGCGGCACTGGCTGGAGGGGGTTGGCAGTATTGAATCGCCCTACTATCTTGCGGCCTTTTATCGAACTCTCAAAGTCGCAGCTGTACCGCTATGCGCTCAAGCATCGATTAGAGTGGGTAGAGGACTCAACCAACGCTAGTAGTATTTACCAGAGAAATCGCCTTCGTCGTATGCTTGCGGCACAGGGGAAAAAACTGGACAAAGTTGCGCTGATGGGCTTGCGAGCAAAGCAGATTCAGTTGAAGAAAGACGTTGAAAGTGAGGAAAGGCGCTATCATACAACTGATCTCACGTCACGTCATTTTATGATTCAACTTGATAATGCTACGGCAGGAGAGCTGATAGCAACGGTAGTTGAGCGATTAAGCGGCTATAGACCGACACGACCGCAGGCTGAGGCCGCGCTTCTGTTTGTAAAGACAGCCAGGTCGGGATCATGTCACCAAGTAGCAAAGGGGGTGGAAATTGTGTGCAAGACTCGATATTTTGAAGTCCGGGTAGTATAA
- a CDS encoding MCP four helix bundle domain-containing protein yields the protein MDDSAVKSTRPTAKKKQAASKDVLPQVNTTKGEQPQKGYSRRKLIISIVAGSLVLLLAIAGGVSYALLNSRPSKAEYQKALDIAKDINTIATDELVYSDNQSKVDKAIQKLEDKTTELEKLTVWKDRDAKLAFDFYKNKERHFVPALKDYNKRLKEAGSDNSYTVESKDVARYFYATRLSDLIDLLELRVDTY from the coding sequence ATGGATGATAGTGCGGTGAAGTCAACTCGTCCGACAGCTAAAAAGAAACAAGCGGCAAGTAAAGATGTATTGCCACAAGTAAATACAACCAAAGGGGAACAGCCACAAAAGGGCTATTCACGGAGAAAGCTCATTATCAGTATCGTTGCTGGCAGTTTAGTACTGTTGCTGGCGATTGCGGGTGGTGTGAGTTATGCGTTGCTCAATAGCCGCCCATCGAAAGCTGAGTATCAGAAAGCACTAGATATAGCAAAAGATATCAATACTATCGCTACCGATGAACTAGTCTATAGCGACAATCAGTCAAAAGTTGACAAAGCAATCCAGAAGCTTGAAGACAAAACTACCGAGTTAGAGAAACTAACTGTGTGGAAGGATCGGGATGCAAAGTTGGCCTTTGATTTCTATAAAAATAAAGAACGCCACTTCGTACCCGCGCTTAAAGATTACAATAAGCGTCTAAAAGAGGCAGGAAGTGACAATAGTTATACGGTTGAAAGCAAAGATGTCGCACGCTACTTTTACGCGACTCGGCTTAGCGATCTGATTGATCTCCTCGAACTCAGAGTCGATACCTACTAG
- a CDS encoding DNA polymerase Y family protein, translating to MNNDCNTARPLVMHIDLNSCFATVEQQARPQLRGRPVGIVNRATDQTSIVTASYEAKAMGVKLGMKLRDARKLCPTLVGIESDPPKYRYVYHKLMAIMSDYSPHFTMKSIDEGVIDFAQSPASIRERNLVEVGQEIKRRLREEIGRAMRCNIGIAPNRFLAKTAASLHKPDGLDIITHENLRATLLDLSLQDLTGIASRNEHRLNAVGIYTPLQMLDADRATLRLAFKSVVGDWWYQRLRGWEVDDVQYDMKSCGRQYVIERRELPRSDVLQRLHHLVESVGTKLRSQGKSARGVGVYARLYAASTPGEATNGRWGRRGNYWHETYLAPLPFYTNQAIWEIARRLFEHVPNGDIREIGVHCYHLHDGADRQLVLFGDQFVREQQVTWAIDEVNNRWGERTIHSADTLGTGIYVKQKIPFGSTRYL from the coding sequence CCACAGTTACGCGGTAGGCCGGTGGGGATTGTCAATCGAGCAACCGACCAGACATCGATCGTGACCGCGAGTTACGAAGCAAAAGCGATGGGGGTAAAACTTGGTATGAAGCTACGCGATGCAAGAAAACTGTGCCCGACACTCGTAGGTATCGAAAGTGATCCGCCGAAGTATCGCTATGTCTATCACAAACTAATGGCGATCATGAGCGACTATAGCCCTCACTTCACGATGAAGAGTATCGATGAGGGTGTGATTGATTTTGCCCAATCCCCTGCCTCGATACGGGAGCGGAATTTGGTAGAAGTGGGGCAGGAGATTAAACGTCGATTACGTGAAGAAATAGGCAGAGCGATGCGCTGTAATATCGGGATTGCCCCAAATCGATTCCTCGCAAAGACAGCCGCTAGTCTGCATAAACCTGATGGGCTTGATATCATCACTCACGAAAATCTAAGGGCCACCCTACTAGACCTCTCGCTTCAAGACCTGACGGGCATCGCCTCACGCAACGAACATCGTCTCAACGCAGTTGGTATCTATACGCCACTCCAGATGCTCGACGCCGATAGGGCAACGCTCAGGCTTGCCTTTAAGAGCGTTGTCGGCGATTGGTGGTATCAACGGTTGAGGGGTTGGGAAGTAGACGACGTCCAGTACGATATGAAGAGTTGCGGCCGTCAGTATGTCATCGAACGACGAGAGCTGCCTCGCTCGGATGTACTCCAGAGACTTCATCATCTCGTCGAATCGGTGGGAACAAAGCTACGCTCACAGGGAAAAAGCGCGCGGGGAGTAGGGGTGTATGCGCGACTCTACGCGGCCAGCACACCAGGAGAAGCCACAAATGGCCGCTGGGGAAGACGGGGGAATTATTGGCATGAAACATACCTCGCTCCCCTGCCCTTTTATACCAATCAAGCGATTTGGGAGATAGCACGCCGACTCTTTGAGCACGTGCCGAATGGTGATATACGTGAAATCGGCGTCCATTGTTATCATCTTCATGATGGCGCAGATCGTCAGTTGGTATTATTTGGCGATCAATTTGTGCGTGAACAGCAGGTAACGTGGGCGATCGATGAAGTCAACAATCGATGGGGTGAGCGTACGATTCACAGTGCCGATACCCTGGGGACGGGTATCTATGTCAAACAAAAGATACCCTTTGGGAGTACGCGTTATCTATAG